The DNA window CGGACCACGCCGCCCTGCACGTGCTCCGGCACCTCGCGCTGGACTTCAAGCGGTACACGTGGCTTGACCGGGGGAGCGACGAGCGGCAGTACGGCGCCCCGGGCATCGACCTGCCCGTGGCTACGATCATGCGCAGCAAGTACGCCGCGTACCCGGAATACCACACGTCCCTCGACGACCTGGCCTTCGTCACGCCGTCGGGCCTGGAGGGCGGGTTCAACGCGTTGCGCGCCGCGCTCGAGGTGCTGGAAGGCAACGGCGTGCCCCGGGCCACGGTGCTCGGCGAACCGCAACTCGGGCGGCGCGGCTTGTACCCGACCGTCAGCCGCAAGGGCAGCACCGACGCGGTTCGCACAATGATGAACCTGCTCACCTACAGCGACGGCCGGCGCACCCTGCTGGAGATCGCGGACGTCATCGGGACGCCCTTTGCGGAGTTAAGCCCGTTGTGCAAGAAGCTCGTGGACCACGGCCTGCTGACCTGGCAACCTGCGTGAGGCCGCACGGACATGAACGAACTGACCCCTGAACGCGAGCGCGCGATCCGGCACGTCCTGCAGCACTGCGGATCGGTCCGCACCGGCGAGTCGGTACTGATCCTCTGCAATCCCGAGACCCGGGACTTGGCGGAGGCCTTCCGCAAGAGCGCGGAATCCTGCACGGATTCCGGCCGGTTGGTGGAGATGCCGTTCAGCGCGAGCCACGGGCAGGAGCCTTCCGGCGAGGCGCGCGAGGCCATGCTCGGTGCCGCGCTGACGATCTCGCTCTGCGTCTACTCCCTGGCCCACAGCGCCGCGCGCGTGGAAGCGGCCCGGAACGGAGGCCGGTTCTTGAGCCTGCCCCTGTACTCCTGGAAGCTGTTGGACGATCCGGCCCTGGTCATTGATTACCGCGCGCGCCGACCCGACGTGGATCGCGTGGTCGGAGCGCTCACGGCCGGCGCGCGCGCGCGGGTGACCGGGCCCGCGGGGACGGATGTCGAGTTGCGCTTGGAGCATCGGCAGGGCAACGCGGCTCCGGGGTACGTCGAGCGGGCCGGGGACATGGGATCGCCCCCGGACGTCGAGGCCAACATCGCGCCGATCGAGGACGGCACCCGGGGCGTCATCGTCGCGGACGGCTCGATCACCACGCCCGAGATCGGCCTGCTGGAATCGCCGTTGCGCCTGGAGGTCGAGGGCGGACGGGTCCGCCGCGTGTCGGGCGCACGGGCCGATTACGCGGAGACGCTGGAGCGCCTGCTGGGGGGCGCGGACAGCGCGCGCCGCGTCGTGGGCGAGTTGGGGGTGGGCCTCAACCCGGTGGCCCGCTTGACCGGTTGCATGCTGACCGACGAGGGCTGCATGGGCTGTATTCATTTCGGACTGGGATCGAATGCCACGATCGGCGGCTGCAATAACGCCGGGTATCATCTGGATGTGATCGTCCGGTCCGCGCGGCTGGAGGTGGACGGCCGGACGGTCCTGAACGGCGGGAGGGTCATGGTATGAAGCCGGTACAACGCACGTTTGGCCGGGATTTCCTGGAGATCGCGGAACGTCGCTCGCGCGAGGTGGCCTTCGTCACCCCCCGCGACGTGGACACTGCGGAGCTGACCTACGGGCAGGTTGCGCTACTCGTGCGCCGCTGCTGGACCCTTTTCCGGCAGCATGGGCTGGCGCCGGGCGACACGGTTATGGGGATCATGCCCAATGCCCCGGATACGCTGGTCCTGCTGTACGCCGCCCTGGCGGCCGGGATGAAGTACGCGCCGTTAGCATGCACGGCGACCGAGGCGGAGGTGACCCGGTGGGGCCGCCTCGTGCGGCCGTCCCTGGCGCTCGTTTCCGACCTGCTGCCCGCGGCCCTGCAGGAGTCCGTGAAGGGTCTTGGTGTCCCGGTAACGCGGGTGACGGCGGACGGCGCCTTCGGCTGGCTGCCCCCGGCGGAGGCGGAGGCCGGGTTCGCCGCCGGCAAGCTGCTGTTGAGCACCAGCGGCACGACGGGCGAGCCCAAGGCCATGGTGATTGACGGCGACACGCTCTGGGCCGCTGCCTGCGCCTTCGCGGACTTCCACTATCTCCGCGGCCGCGCGCCGCGCTTCTGGAACTACCTGCCCGTGTCCTATCTGGGCGGGCTATTCAATCTTGGCCTGATTCCCCTGGCGGCGGAGGGCTCGGTGGTCGTGGACGACACCTTCAGCGGGAAGACCTACCTGACCTACTGGCAATTTGTGGAGCGCCACGGCATTGATACCCTCTGGCTGGTGCCGACGATCGTTCGCGGCCTTGTGACGCTCGGGCGCGCGGCGCGGCGGCGGGTCAGGGACCTGGAGTCGCTCGTGCAGCGCTGTTTCCTGGGCACCGCGCCGATCGACTTGGGAACCAAGCGCGAGTTCGAAGTCATGTTCGGCCAAACTCTGCTGGAGAACTACGCGCTCTCGGAAACCACCTTCCTTACGTCGGAAACGCCCGCG is part of the Kiritimatiellia bacterium genome and encodes:
- a CDS encoding aminopeptidase, yielding MNELTPERERAIRHVLQHCGSVRTGESVLILCNPETRDLAEAFRKSAESCTDSGRLVEMPFSASHGQEPSGEAREAMLGAALTISLCVYSLAHSAARVEAARNGGRFLSLPLYSWKLLDDPALVIDYRARRPDVDRVVGALTAGARARVTGPAGTDVELRLEHRQGNAAPGYVERAGDMGSPPDVEANIAPIEDGTRGVIVADGSITTPEIGLLESPLRLEVEGGRVRRVSGARADYAETLERLLGGADSARRVVGELGVGLNPVARLTGCMLTDEGCMGCIHFGLGSNATIGGCNNAGYHLDVIVRSARLEVDGRTVLNGGRVMV
- a CDS encoding acyl--CoA ligase, which gives rise to MKPVQRTFGRDFLEIAERRSREVAFVTPRDVDTAELTYGQVALLVRRCWTLFRQHGLAPGDTVMGIMPNAPDTLVLLYAALAAGMKYAPLACTATEAEVTRWGRLVRPSLALVSDLLPAALQESVKGLGVPVTRVTADGAFGWLPPAEAEAGFAAGKLLLSTSGTTGEPKAMVIDGDTLWAAACAFADFHYLRGRAPRFWNYLPVSYLGGLFNLGLIPLAAEGSVVVDDTFSGKTYLTYWQFVERHGIDTLWLVPTIVRGLVTLGRAARRRVRDLESLVQRCFLGTAPIDLGTKREFEVMFGQTLLENYALSETTFLTSETPATLEHRSEGSVGEVLPGVELEFRPVREAESGESVQEVRVRTPFLFDGYLGEGGVVSRPVDDEGWFPTGDLGQFNDGGALVITGRTRDVVKKGGYLIALREIERIAEGLEGVQEAAAVRVRHDFYGESYVLYVVPAKPAGDGFREQTARALHAQLASYRWPEEVLVAESLPKTSSGKIRKGLLAR